One genomic window of Misgurnus anguillicaudatus chromosome 12, ASM2758022v2, whole genome shotgun sequence includes the following:
- the LOC141368921 gene encoding uncharacterized protein isoform X1 codes for MQTRDNDITAVSPNFPRSRLHALIIGGKSLHVTAVAMMLGIPRQKKRKRPQQDAEHHITCKTDKPELYEQVISKYKGRGVFTTEAFFRGDFVLEYRGELLTSEESLDQSKLYNDVENTFLFDFQWHGKNWCMDASKEDGSLGRLVNDEHRNPTCKIRTVEVNKKPHLCLFAVRDIQPGEEITYSYGDSDWPWRAKVSSTESSDKSPVSSLDLQKLFHQAPPVSSSALYKVYINEPHKQVEPQQSGKASTSENKMKLKDCHERFNRAQIKTKKTAIEPSQEYFMPSSPVMTTSSFSALVQPSSPVKTTSSSSSPVQPSSPVMTTSSSSSPVHPSTPLPCAASTPVISSSQVSETLSLMEMHSLRQSRKRQYSGSAYSDSDVTDYSDVDYIPQFSSDESDGSASGQSKAERSSDGSNNKSECSDPRPNKRLRHTKSPLSKRKAEEAGSSSAKCMTAVSSKRMKCQTEETETSSDKKTLVQSMPSPQKKSRSYNKKQYCLYCSKPYAKMARHLEFVHRNEVEVAKAVAFPKRSKERRVKLNLLRKKGNFAHNTDVVRKGEGEMIACYRPKKCKNPKEFIHCIHCQGLYNKLSLWKHIKNCPLKPKDDEAQGRKRVRSLCALKTPVGLEVSKGFKKVLSLMNYDEVSRVIHSDRCIMQLGEHMFNRMGSDVTKHDYIRQKMREVGRLLLEARRITPLKTMEDFMIPANFKHVISAVKVVSGFDEEKNSYRIPSLALKLGHSLKKICSIVESNAMMYGDHERAECARDFRKVHQARWNEYISAGAITTLKEAKWNAPQIIPFTQDVKVLHAHLEKKRDKFLNKLKNCPSADSYAALAKVTLSQVILFNRRREGEVSRMLLSAFQSRDSSELHEDIAICLSEFERKLCKHFTRVEIRGKRERKVPVLLKPSLVSAMELLVETREACGVPNENPFMFARSGAMSAYRGGECISKAARECGIKNPEALSSTRLRKHIATMSKILNLDENEADQLADFLGHDIRIHRQYYRLPEGTLQLAKMSKVLMAMEKGTLSSFKGKRLDDIEIDPNEQLEAEGDSMSSDEEDCSDLPQTTSPVPAETDQPSASQKDQGSSIPPKRKWEEVEVKAVEKHMMKFIKTCKVPGKQDCERCIQAEPEALKERTWTGVKNYVRNRITTLKKQGGL; via the exons gaCGTGGAGTTTTCACCACTGAAGCATTTTTTAGAGGTGATTTTGTCCTTGAATACAGAGGTGAACTTCTGACTTCAGAGGAGAGCCTTGATCAATCTAAACTCTACAATGACGTTGAGAACACATTCTTGTTTGATTTTCAGTGGCATGGCAAAAATTGGTG caTGGATGCATCCAAGGAAGATGGGTCCTTGGGAAGACTTGTAAATGATGAGCACAGAAATCCTACATGCAAAATAAGAACTGTTGAAGTGAACAAAAAACCTCATCTGTGTCTTTTTGCTGTACGAGATATCCAACCAGGAGAAGAAATCACTTACAGTTATGGAGATTCAGATTGGCCTTGGCGAGCTAAG GTATCATCAACAGAATCCAGTGATAAAAGCCCAGTCAGCAGTTTGGATTTGCAGAAATTG TTCCATCAGGCTCCTCCTGTTTCCTCATCTGCCCTGTATAAGGTGTACATCAATGAACCACATAAGCAAGTTGAGCCACAACAGTCAGGCAAAGCAAGTACATCAGAGAATAAAATG AAACTCAAAGATTGCCATGAGCGCTTTAACAGAGCACAAATTAAAACGAAAAAGACTGCCATAGAGCCATCACAAGAATATTTCATG CCCTCATCACCTGTGATGACCACATCATCTTTCTCTGCACTTGTACAGCCCTCATCACCTGTGAAGACCACATCATCGTCCTCTTCTCCTGTGCAGCCCTCATCACCTGTGATGACCACATCATCGTCCTCTTCTCCTGTGCATCCCTCTACACCCTTGCCCTGTGCTGCTTCCACCCCTGTGATTTCCTCATCACAGGTGTCTGAGACACTATCTTTAATGGAG ATGCACTCATTAAGGCAATCAAGAAAAAGACAG tATTCTGGGAGTGCCTACAGTGATTCAGATGTTACGGACTACAGTGATGTTGACTACATACCCCAGTTCAGCTCAGATGAATCAGatggaagtgcttctggacaaAGCAAGGCTGAAAGGAGTTCAGATGGATCAAACAATAAGTCTGAATGTAGTGATCCTAGACCCAACAAACGTTTAAGACATACTAAATCACCCCTTTCAAAAAGGAAAGCTGAAGAGGCAGGTAGTtcatctgccaaatgtatgACAGCAGTGTCATCAAAAAGGATGAAATGCCAAACTGAAGAGACCGAAACCTCATCTGACAAAAAGACTTTGGTTCAGTCAATGCCATCACCACAAAAAAAGAGCAGGtcatataacaaaaaacagtatTGCCTTTATTGCTCTAAGCCATATGCAAAAATGGCAAGACACCTTGAGTTTGTACATCGCAATGAAGTAGAGGTTGCAAAGGCTGTAGCTTTCCCAAAACGTTCCAAAGAACGAAGAGTCAAGTTAAACCTTCTTAGAAAAAAGGGCAACTTTGCTCACAACACAGATGTGGTGAGAAAAGGGGAAGGTGAGATGATTGCCTGCTACCgtccaaaaaagtgcaaaaACCCCAAAGAATTTATCCACTGTATTCACTGTCAAGGCCTTTACAACAAGCTCAGCCTATGGAAACACATTAAAAACTGTCCACTTAAACCAAAGGATGATGAAGCTCAGGGCAGAAAAAGAGTAAGATCTCTTTGTGCCCTAAAAACACCTGTTGGCTTAGAGGTGAGTAAAGGTTTCAAGAAAGTACTTTCCCTGATGAACTATGACGAAGTTTCAAGGGTGATTCATAGTGACAGATGCATCATGCAACTGGGAGAGCACATGTTTAACAGGATGGGATCTGATGTGACCAAACATGACTACATCCGACAGAAAATGAGAGAAGTTGGCAGACTTCTTCTTGAAGCAAGAAGGATAACCCCACTGAAAACAATGGAGGACTTCATGATACCAGCAAACTTCAAACATGTCATATCAGCTGTGAAAGTTGTGTCTGGCTTTGACGAAGAGAAGAACTCTTACCGCATTCCCTCTTTAGCCCTCAAACTTGGACATTCTTTAAAAAAGATCTGTAGCATTGTTGAAAGTAATGCGATGATGTATGGAGACCATGAGCGTGCTGAGTGTGCTCGAGACTTCAGAAAAGTACACCAAGCAAGGTGGAATGAATACATTTCTGCTGGTGCTATAACTACATTGAAGGAAGCCAAGTGGAATGCACCACAGATCATTCCTTTCACTCAGGATGTCAAAGTCCTGCACGCACATCTAGAAAAGAAACGGGATAAATTCCTTAATAAACTTAAAAACTGCCCCTCTGCAGACAGCTATGCTGCTTTGGCCAAAGTCACACTCTCCCAAGTTATCCTGTTCAATAGACGAAGAGAAGGTGAGGTGTCACGGATGCTTTTGTCAGCTTTTCAAAGCCGGGATTCTTCTGAGCTGCATGAAGACATAGCCATCTGTCTTTCTGAGTTTGAGAGGAAGCTGTGTAAACACTTTACCAGAGTAGAGATCCGTGGAAAGCGAGAGAGAAAGGTCCCTGTCCTCCTCAAACCTTCATTGGTTTCTGCCATGGAGCTGCTTGTTGAAACACGTGAGGCTTGTGGTGTCCCAAATGAGAATCCTTTTATGTTTGCCAGATCTGGTGCAATGTCTGCCTACAGAGGAGGAGAGTGCATAAGTAAAGCTGCTCGTGAATGTGGCATTAAGAATCCTGAAGCTCTTTCCTCAACCAGGCTCAGGAAACACATAGCTACCATGTCAAAGATTCTCAACCTTGATGAAAATGAAGCAGATCAACTGGCTGATTTTCTCGGTCACGATATAAGGATCCACAGACAGTATTACCGGTTACCAGAGGGGACATTGCAGCTGGCAAAAATGAGTAAGGTCTTAATGGCAATGGAGAAAGGAACACTGTCCAGCTTTAAAGGAAAGAGACTTGATGACATTGAAATCGACCCAAATG AGCAACTTGAGGCCGAAGGTGATTCAATGTCAAGTGATGAAGAGGATTGTAGTGACCTGCCTCAGACAACATCACCAGTACCAGCAGAGACTGATCAACCATCTGCTTCCCAGAAAGatcaag GTTCATCAATACCTCCAAAAAGAAAATGGGAAGAAGTTGAGGTAAAAGCTGTTGAAAAACACATGATGAAGTTCATAAAGACATGCAAAGTTCCTGGTAAGCAAGACTGCGAGAGATGCATTCAAGCAGAGCCAGAAGCCTTGAAGGAACGTACTTGGACTGGTGTGAAAAATTATGTGAGAAACAGGATCaccactttaaaaaaacaggGTGGATTATAG
- the LOC141368921 gene encoding uncharacterized protein isoform X2, translated as MQTRDNDITAVSPNFPRSRLHALIIGGKSLHVTAVAMMLGIPRQKKRKRPQQDAEHHITCKTDKPELYEQVISKYKGRGVFTTEAFFRGDFVLEYRGELLTSEESLDQSKLYNDVENTFLFDFQWHGKNWCMDASKEDGSLGRLVNDEHRNPTCKIRTVEVNKKPHLCLFAVRDIQPGEEITYSYGDSDWPWRAKVSSTESSDKSPVSSLDLQKLFHQAPPVSSSALYKVYINEPHKQVEPQQSGKASTSENKMKLKDCHERFNRAQIKTKKTAIEPSQEYFMPSSPVMTTSSFSALVQPSSPVKTTSSSSSPVQPSSPVMTTSSSSSPVHPSTPLPCAASTPVISSSQVSETLSLMEYSGSAYSDSDVTDYSDVDYIPQFSSDESDGSASGQSKAERSSDGSNNKSECSDPRPNKRLRHTKSPLSKRKAEEAGSSSAKCMTAVSSKRMKCQTEETETSSDKKTLVQSMPSPQKKSRSYNKKQYCLYCSKPYAKMARHLEFVHRNEVEVAKAVAFPKRSKERRVKLNLLRKKGNFAHNTDVVRKGEGEMIACYRPKKCKNPKEFIHCIHCQGLYNKLSLWKHIKNCPLKPKDDEAQGRKRVRSLCALKTPVGLEVSKGFKKVLSLMNYDEVSRVIHSDRCIMQLGEHMFNRMGSDVTKHDYIRQKMREVGRLLLEARRITPLKTMEDFMIPANFKHVISAVKVVSGFDEEKNSYRIPSLALKLGHSLKKICSIVESNAMMYGDHERAECARDFRKVHQARWNEYISAGAITTLKEAKWNAPQIIPFTQDVKVLHAHLEKKRDKFLNKLKNCPSADSYAALAKVTLSQVILFNRRREGEVSRMLLSAFQSRDSSELHEDIAICLSEFERKLCKHFTRVEIRGKRERKVPVLLKPSLVSAMELLVETREACGVPNENPFMFARSGAMSAYRGGECISKAARECGIKNPEALSSTRLRKHIATMSKILNLDENEADQLADFLGHDIRIHRQYYRLPEGTLQLAKMSKVLMAMEKGTLSSFKGKRLDDIEIDPNEQLEAEGDSMSSDEEDCSDLPQTTSPVPAETDQPSASQKDQGSSIPPKRKWEEVEVKAVEKHMMKFIKTCKVPGKQDCERCIQAEPEALKERTWTGVKNYVRNRITTLKKQGGL; from the exons gaCGTGGAGTTTTCACCACTGAAGCATTTTTTAGAGGTGATTTTGTCCTTGAATACAGAGGTGAACTTCTGACTTCAGAGGAGAGCCTTGATCAATCTAAACTCTACAATGACGTTGAGAACACATTCTTGTTTGATTTTCAGTGGCATGGCAAAAATTGGTG caTGGATGCATCCAAGGAAGATGGGTCCTTGGGAAGACTTGTAAATGATGAGCACAGAAATCCTACATGCAAAATAAGAACTGTTGAAGTGAACAAAAAACCTCATCTGTGTCTTTTTGCTGTACGAGATATCCAACCAGGAGAAGAAATCACTTACAGTTATGGAGATTCAGATTGGCCTTGGCGAGCTAAG GTATCATCAACAGAATCCAGTGATAAAAGCCCAGTCAGCAGTTTGGATTTGCAGAAATTG TTCCATCAGGCTCCTCCTGTTTCCTCATCTGCCCTGTATAAGGTGTACATCAATGAACCACATAAGCAAGTTGAGCCACAACAGTCAGGCAAAGCAAGTACATCAGAGAATAAAATG AAACTCAAAGATTGCCATGAGCGCTTTAACAGAGCACAAATTAAAACGAAAAAGACTGCCATAGAGCCATCACAAGAATATTTCATG CCCTCATCACCTGTGATGACCACATCATCTTTCTCTGCACTTGTACAGCCCTCATCACCTGTGAAGACCACATCATCGTCCTCTTCTCCTGTGCAGCCCTCATCACCTGTGATGACCACATCATCGTCCTCTTCTCCTGTGCATCCCTCTACACCCTTGCCCTGTGCTGCTTCCACCCCTGTGATTTCCTCATCACAGGTGTCTGAGACACTATCTTTAATGGAG tATTCTGGGAGTGCCTACAGTGATTCAGATGTTACGGACTACAGTGATGTTGACTACATACCCCAGTTCAGCTCAGATGAATCAGatggaagtgcttctggacaaAGCAAGGCTGAAAGGAGTTCAGATGGATCAAACAATAAGTCTGAATGTAGTGATCCTAGACCCAACAAACGTTTAAGACATACTAAATCACCCCTTTCAAAAAGGAAAGCTGAAGAGGCAGGTAGTtcatctgccaaatgtatgACAGCAGTGTCATCAAAAAGGATGAAATGCCAAACTGAAGAGACCGAAACCTCATCTGACAAAAAGACTTTGGTTCAGTCAATGCCATCACCACAAAAAAAGAGCAGGtcatataacaaaaaacagtatTGCCTTTATTGCTCTAAGCCATATGCAAAAATGGCAAGACACCTTGAGTTTGTACATCGCAATGAAGTAGAGGTTGCAAAGGCTGTAGCTTTCCCAAAACGTTCCAAAGAACGAAGAGTCAAGTTAAACCTTCTTAGAAAAAAGGGCAACTTTGCTCACAACACAGATGTGGTGAGAAAAGGGGAAGGTGAGATGATTGCCTGCTACCgtccaaaaaagtgcaaaaACCCCAAAGAATTTATCCACTGTATTCACTGTCAAGGCCTTTACAACAAGCTCAGCCTATGGAAACACATTAAAAACTGTCCACTTAAACCAAAGGATGATGAAGCTCAGGGCAGAAAAAGAGTAAGATCTCTTTGTGCCCTAAAAACACCTGTTGGCTTAGAGGTGAGTAAAGGTTTCAAGAAAGTACTTTCCCTGATGAACTATGACGAAGTTTCAAGGGTGATTCATAGTGACAGATGCATCATGCAACTGGGAGAGCACATGTTTAACAGGATGGGATCTGATGTGACCAAACATGACTACATCCGACAGAAAATGAGAGAAGTTGGCAGACTTCTTCTTGAAGCAAGAAGGATAACCCCACTGAAAACAATGGAGGACTTCATGATACCAGCAAACTTCAAACATGTCATATCAGCTGTGAAAGTTGTGTCTGGCTTTGACGAAGAGAAGAACTCTTACCGCATTCCCTCTTTAGCCCTCAAACTTGGACATTCTTTAAAAAAGATCTGTAGCATTGTTGAAAGTAATGCGATGATGTATGGAGACCATGAGCGTGCTGAGTGTGCTCGAGACTTCAGAAAAGTACACCAAGCAAGGTGGAATGAATACATTTCTGCTGGTGCTATAACTACATTGAAGGAAGCCAAGTGGAATGCACCACAGATCATTCCTTTCACTCAGGATGTCAAAGTCCTGCACGCACATCTAGAAAAGAAACGGGATAAATTCCTTAATAAACTTAAAAACTGCCCCTCTGCAGACAGCTATGCTGCTTTGGCCAAAGTCACACTCTCCCAAGTTATCCTGTTCAATAGACGAAGAGAAGGTGAGGTGTCACGGATGCTTTTGTCAGCTTTTCAAAGCCGGGATTCTTCTGAGCTGCATGAAGACATAGCCATCTGTCTTTCTGAGTTTGAGAGGAAGCTGTGTAAACACTTTACCAGAGTAGAGATCCGTGGAAAGCGAGAGAGAAAGGTCCCTGTCCTCCTCAAACCTTCATTGGTTTCTGCCATGGAGCTGCTTGTTGAAACACGTGAGGCTTGTGGTGTCCCAAATGAGAATCCTTTTATGTTTGCCAGATCTGGTGCAATGTCTGCCTACAGAGGAGGAGAGTGCATAAGTAAAGCTGCTCGTGAATGTGGCATTAAGAATCCTGAAGCTCTTTCCTCAACCAGGCTCAGGAAACACATAGCTACCATGTCAAAGATTCTCAACCTTGATGAAAATGAAGCAGATCAACTGGCTGATTTTCTCGGTCACGATATAAGGATCCACAGACAGTATTACCGGTTACCAGAGGGGACATTGCAGCTGGCAAAAATGAGTAAGGTCTTAATGGCAATGGAGAAAGGAACACTGTCCAGCTTTAAAGGAAAGAGACTTGATGACATTGAAATCGACCCAAATG AGCAACTTGAGGCCGAAGGTGATTCAATGTCAAGTGATGAAGAGGATTGTAGTGACCTGCCTCAGACAACATCACCAGTACCAGCAGAGACTGATCAACCATCTGCTTCCCAGAAAGatcaag GTTCATCAATACCTCCAAAAAGAAAATGGGAAGAAGTTGAGGTAAAAGCTGTTGAAAAACACATGATGAAGTTCATAAAGACATGCAAAGTTCCTGGTAAGCAAGACTGCGAGAGATGCATTCAAGCAGAGCCAGAAGCCTTGAAGGAACGTACTTGGACTGGTGTGAAAAATTATGTGAGAAACAGGATCaccactttaaaaaaacaggGTGGATTATAG